The following are encoded in a window of Ranitomeya variabilis isolate aRanVar5 chromosome 8, aRanVar5.hap1, whole genome shotgun sequence genomic DNA:
- the RAD54L2 gene encoding helicase ARIP4: protein MSDASISPSEPDLDPQEEEEEEEDEEEDDDDDDEADEEDGLDDENDGDDEDEVDDKKKKSQSAALGAESSEHGSGGEDEWKCSSTSEQSEKGEKATSNEEETKKRLQKPTNMRRNIRKLLREDQLEAVTKTAQQEELERRKRLEQQRKDYPVPLIPTLPADSLDFLSEEIGLRTADVSHIVGNQEIICLDSSSGDSEDEAQRKVLAEVIELSSGEEESLQTVDTGDSTGEVDDADLGGENSGSHVNDTLNLPDAIGRVLVNINHPPNEKDIFLAPQLAGSVKPHQIGGIRFLYDNLVESLERFSSSSGFGCILAHSMGLGKTLQVISFLDVLFQHTPAKTVLAIVPVNTLQNWLAEFNMWLPAPESLPPDHDPEFVQPRAFKVHTLNDEHKTTAARAKVVNEWAADGGVLLMGYEMYRLLSLKKSFTVGRKKRSKKAAGPVIIDLDEEDRQQEMLKGMEKALSRPGPDVVICDEGHRIKNCHASTSQALKNIRSRRRVVLTGYPLQNNLIEYWCMVDFVRPDFLGTRQEFSNMFERPILNGQCTDSTPQDKRLMRYRSHVLHSLLEGFVQRRGHTVLKAQLPSKEEHVILVRLSPIQRALYTEFMNRFRDAGNSGWLGLNPLKAFCVCCKIWNHPDVLYEALQKENLANEQDLDVDDLGTNTRCQTQGSKVKVETGALGALMGEAANSKLLQGMGFHPGQEKANQVVTYEWAKEILCDYQTGVLTNSPKMVLLFHLIEESMKLGDKILVFSQSLSTLSIIEDFLSKRPMPVAPGKESQDRNTWVRNINYYRLDGSTSASERERLINQFNDPGNENVWLFLLSTRAGCLGVNLIGANRVVVFDASWNPCHDAQAVCRVYRYGQRKPCHIYRLVSDFTLERKIYDRQITKQGMSDRVVDDLNPDVNFTRREVENLLHFVEEEPDLSRQHLDPEKFNETVLQKACTAYPQLITKDPFQHESLLLDRKEQKLTLAEKKAAKRSYEEEKRASVPYTRPSYTQYYPAPDHNLANIPAFSQRNWRPLLKSDDRPVASVRPLQSTPIPMMPRHIPVGHGSASGSVPSFNFPVNYLQRAGVIVQKVVTTTDIVIPGMTTSTDVQARISAGESIHVIRGTKGTYIRTSDGRIFAIRSSSKQKSSELRRSMQLGAQGPGQGQPMPYVSNGRHTSSSPSQDREEPSRPLSPDSPQILSELQQYARAAGPRGSQSAPQLPIPNIQPHGVIQVPKIQSRKRKELPDQSSQWSSSKRHPFSQLPFPGLAGFGVTPSSLNHSLSRAANSVYMGAGGGAPHFQLPSLLSDPQLGLPMVPDPLLPPTSGTSSASSSVPPYLLPPSFSMPFTQSLPAQTRMFAPFPSSMLNRGLSTNSAASTFPGYLSSQPGYQPPAAGAASRSLPLGEGELESSEEDGKDDDVVEVPGQ from the exons AAAAGTCTCAGAGCGCCGCACTTGGTGCAGAAAGTTCTGAGCACGGCTCCGGTGGCGAGGATGAATGGAAATGCTCATCTACCTCAGAGCAGAGCGAAAAAGGGGAGAAGGCGACATCAAATGAGGAGGAAACGAAGAAACGATTACAGAAGCCAACCAACATGAGGAGGAACATCAG GAAGCTGCTCCGTGAGGATCAGTTGGAGGCGGTGACCAAGACCGCGCAACAGGAGGAGCTGGAAAGACGGAAGCGTCTGGAGCAGCAGAGGAAGGACTACCCCGTACCCCTGATCCCTACGCTGCCTGCTGACTCTCTGGACTTCCTCAGTG AAGAGATCGGGCTGAGGACGGCAGACGTGTCACACATTGTGGGGAACCAGGAGATCATCTGCCTGGACAGCAGCAGCGGGGACAGTGAGGACGAGGCCCAGAGGAAAGTTCTGGCTG AGGTGATCGAGCTGAGCTCGGGGGAGGAGGAATCTCTGCAGACCGTGGACACTGGCGATTCCACTGGTGAAGTCGATGACGCTGATCTCGGGGGTGAGAACAGCGGCTCCCATGTCAATGACACTTTGAACCTGCCGGATGCCATTGGACGGGTCCTTGTCAATATTAACCACCCGCCCAATGAGAAGGACATTTTCCTGGCACCACAACTGGCCGGATCTGTGAAACCACATCAG ATTGGCGGCATCCGCTTTCTGTACGATAACCTCGTGGAGTCTCTGGAGAGATTCTCCAGCAGCAGTGGGTTTGGCTGCATCCTGGCGCACAGCATGGGATTGGGCAAGACCCTGCAGGTCATCTCGTTCCTGGACGTTCTCTTCCAGCACACGCCGGCCAAGACCGTGCTGGCGATTGTACCG GTGAACACTCTGCAGAATTGGCTAGCTGAGTTTAATATGTGGCTTCCTGCTCCTGAGTCGTTACCTCCTGATCACGACCCTGAGTTTGTGCAGCCACGAGCCTTCAAAGTTCATACGCTGAATGATGAGCACAA AACAACAGCTGCTCGAGCCAAGGTTGTGAATGAGTGGGCAGCAGATGGAGGTGTCCTCTTAATGGGGTATGAGATGTACCGGCTCCTGTCCCTCAAGAAATCCTTCACTGTGGGTAGAAAGAAAAGGAGCAAGAAAGCAGCCGGGCCGGTGATTATTGACCTGGATGAGGAGGATAGGCAGCAAGAGATGCTAAAAG GGATGGAGAAGGCTTTGTCTCGGCCAGGCCCTGACGTGGTCATCTGTGATGAAGGCCATCGTATAAAGAACTGTCACGCCAGCACATCCCAAGCCCTGAAGAACATCCGGTCCAGGCGGCGGGTGGTCTTGACCGGATACCCTCTGCAGAACAACCTCATTGAGTACTGGTGCATGGTGGACTTTGTGCGACCGGACTTTCTGGGCACCAGACAAGAATTCAGTAACATGTTTGAGCGGCCCATCCTGAATGGTCAATGTACGGACAGTACGCCGCAGGACAAGCGGCTGATGAGGTACCGCAGCCACGTGCTCCACAGCCTGCTGGAAGGCTTCGTGCAGAG GCGTGGGCATACAGTTTTAAAGGCGCAGCTCCCCTCTAAAGAAGAACATGTGATCCTGGTTCGTCTGTCCCCGAtacagagggcgctgtacacagagtTCATGAACAGGTTCCGGGATGCTGGGAACAGTGGATGGCTCGGGCTCAACCCGCTGAAAGCTTTCTGTGTCTGCTGCAAG ATCTGGAATCATCCGGACGTTTTGTACGAGGCTCTCCAGAAGGAGAACTTGGCCAATGAACAGGATTTGGATGTTGATGATCTCGGAACAAACACCCGATGTCAGACCCAGGGATCAAAAGTCAAAGTGGAAACTGGGGCATTAGGGGCCCTTATGGGGGAGGCAGCCAATAGCAAACTTCTGCAAGGCATGGGCTTCCATCCCGGCCAGGAGAAAGCCAACCAAGTTGTTACGTATGAGTGG GCCAAAGAGATTCTGTGTGACTACCAAACGGGCGTCCTGACAAACTCCCCAAAGATGGTCCTGTTGTTCCACCTCATTGAGGAAAGCATGAAACTGGGGGACAAGATCCTGGTGTTCAG TCAGAGCTTGTCAACACTTTCCATCATTGAAGATTTTTTATCGAAGAGGCCGATGCCCGTCGCTCCGGGGAAGGAAAGTCAAGACAGGAACACCTGGGTCAGGAACATCAACTACTACA GGTTGGATGGAAGCACTTCGGCCTCAGAACGGGAGAGGTTAATAAATCAGTTTAACGATCCCGGTAATGAGAATGTCTGGCTGTTCCTGTTGTCCACCCG TGCCGGCTGCCTGGGTGTCAACCTGATTGGCGCTAACCGAGTGGTTGTGTTTGATGCCTCGTGGAACCCGTGTCATGACGCCCAGGCCGTGTGCCGCGTCTACAGATATGGCCAGCGGAAACCTTGTCACATTTACCGCCTAGTGTCTGACTTCACCTTAGAGAGGAAGATATACGACCGGCAGATCACCAAGCAGGGCATGTCAG ATCGTGTGGTCGATGACCTGAACCCAGATGTAAACTTCACCCGACGAGAAGTGGAGAATCTGCTGCATTTTGTGGAAGAGGAACCGGATCTGTCCCGTCAGCACCTGGATCCCGAGAAATTCAATGAGACTGTGCTGCAGAAAGCTTGTACGGCGTATCCTCAGCTGATCACCAAG GATCCTTTCCAACACGAATCTCTTCTCCTGGATCGTAAGGAACAAAAACTGACTCTGGCTGAGAAGAAAGCGGCAAAGCGCAGCTATGAGGAGGAGAAGAGGGCATCTGTGCCCTACACCCGGCCATCCTATACCCAGTACTACCCGGCACCAGACCACAACCTGGCAAACATCCCAGCTTTCAGCCAGAGGAACTG GCGGCCATTGCTGAAGAGCGACGATCGGCCGGTGGCCAGTGTCCGACCTCTGCAGTCCACACCCATCCCCATGATGCCCCGGCACATTCCTGTCGGCCATGGTTCTGCCTCCGGCTCTGTCCCTTCCTTTAACTTCCCAGTGAACTACCTTCAGAGGGCGGGGGTCATTGTTCAGAAGGTGGTGACCACCACAG ATATTGTAATACCGGGAATGACGACATCCACGGACGTGCAGGCGCGAATCAGTGCGGGCGAGAGCATTCACGTTATCCGGGGAACAAAAG GAACGTACATCCGTACCAGTGACGGGCGGATATTCGCCATCAGGTCAAGCAGCAAACAGAAAAGTTCTGAACTGCGGCGTTCGATGCAGTTAG GTGCCCAGGGCCCGGGCCAAGGTCAGCCAATGCCCTATGTGAGTAATGGGCGTCACACGTCTAGCTCCCCTTCCCAGGACCGCGAGGAGCCATCACGGCCGCTCTCTCCGGACAGCCCGCAGATTCTGAGCGAGCTGCAGCAGTATGCACGTGCCGCGGGGCCACGCGGCTCACAGAGTGCCCCCCAGCTCCCGATCCCCAACATTCAGCCTCACGGTGTGATTCAGGTGCCCAAAATACAGTCCAGAAAGCGCAAAGAGCTGCCGGACCAGTCCAGCCAGTGGTCGTCCAGTAAGCGGCACCCCTTCAGCCAGCTGCCTTTCCCCGGTTTGGCAGGGTTTGGCGTCACTCCCTCCTCTCTGAATCACAGCTTATCGAGGGCAGCGAACTCTGTGTATATGGGGGCCGGCGGTGGTGCTCCCCACTTTCAGCTGCCCTCCTTGCTATCGGACCCACAGTTAGGTCTCCCGATGGTTCCTGACCCCCTACTGCCCCCCACCTCAGGCACCTCCTCAGCCTCCTCCAGTGTGCCCCCGTACCTTCTGCCCCCGTCCTTCTCTATGCCCTTCACACAGTCATTGCCCGCTCAGACACGAATGTTTGCCCCATTTCCATCTTCAATGCTGAACCGAGGTCTCTCCACTAACAGCGCGGCTTCGACCTTCCCTGGCTACCTCTCCTCCCAGCCCGGCTACCAACCTCCAGCTGCCGGAGCTGCTTCCCGCTCCCTTCCTCTGGGCGAGGGCGAGCTGGAGTCCAGCGAGGAGGATGGGAAAGACGATGACGTGGTGGAGGTACCAGGGCAGTGA